The nucleotide sequence GGCACGCTTTATGGCCCAGTTGCCCGGTTTCCGCGCCGCTCCCGAGCTAATTGATGTGATAGCGCAGATGCGCCCGGAGCTTAAGCACCTGTCGGTCGAGCGGCTGTGGAAAGAAGCGACCAAGGCGTTCACCGGCGACGCCCGGGTGTTTTTTCAAACGCTCAACGAGTGGCAGCTGGATCAGGCTTTGGCGTTGCCCACTTTTTGGCTACCGGCAGCGGCCAGTGACGGCACCATGGACGGACAATTGGCCAGCTGGAATGCCGCCGCACCCGAACCCTTGGCATGGCCCGGTGCCTGGCGCGCACCCAACGCGACCCTGGATTTAATGGCCGACGCCCGGGCGTGGGCACGCACCCCCGAGCTGCGCCCGGCATTGATGCTGCGCACCGGCGTGATTAAAAACACACCGCGTTGGCAACGCCTTGCCGGCTGGATTGACGACCCGGCCTTGGCGCCCAAAATCGCCCGGGCCCGGACCATTAGCGCCGCCGACTTCGCCGATCGGCACCAGGGGCCGGCCTTGGGTCAGGCGCTCAACAGCGCCTGGCTCAGTGCGCTTGCTGGCGAGTAATGCGCACCCCGAGCGAGGTGGTCCCGGCAACCGCGCCGGGTTTGTGCAAGGTCAGCGTTAACCGTGACAGGCCAAAGGTCTGCAATAAATCTTGGGCGACGGCCTCGGCAATCGTCTCGATCAGCAGCGGCTGCATGCTCGAGACCAGCGCACGCACGCGCTGACTGACGGCATCATAATTCAGCGCCAATTCCAGGTTATCGCTGGCCCCGGCCGGTCGATTGTCCCAATCCATGTCCAGGTCGATCAGTAACTGGCGCGGGGCAACCCGCTCAAAATCGTAAACACCGACGATGGTTTCGCACACCAATCCCGTGACAAAGACCGAATCAGACATGTGACAACTCCTGCAATGGCCAGCGTGGGCGCGGCCCTGGGTAACCTTCATCCGCCTGTCCGGCGTGGATTCGCTGGGCCCCTGCATAGGCGATCATGGCACCGTTATCGGTGCAGTACGCCAGCGGCGGGTAGAAAAGTTCAGCGTCCAATTGTGCTAAGCGCGCACGTAACCGTAGGTTCGCCGCCACCCCGCCGGCCATCACCAGCCGCGTCAGGCCGGTTTCAGCAAGCGCACGTTTACACTTGATAAACAGCGTTTCCGCCACGGTGTGCTCGAACGCCGCCGCCAAATCGGCCGCGTCTTGGTCGCCGACACGCCCGTCCACCGCCAATTTTTTGGCCTGAACTAGGGCCTGGGTTTTGAGCCCACTAAACGACAAATCCAAGCCCGGGCGATCGACCATGGGGCGCGTCATTTTAAAGCGCAGCGGGTCCCCGCGTTCTGCCAGCTTGGCCAGGTGCGGCCCGCCTGGGTACGGCAGATCCAATAGTTTTGCGACCTTGTCAAAGGCTTCGCCGGTGGCGTCATCGATAGTGCCACCCAGCAGTCGGTACTGACCAACCCCAAGGACCTCGATGAACTGGCTGTGGCCGCCGGACACCAGTAACGCCACAAACGGAAATGGCGGCGGGTTATCCGACAGCATCGGCGCCAACAAGTGGCCTTCAAGGTGATGCACACCCAGTGCCGGAATGCCCAAGCGTGCCGCCAGCCCGCGCGCGGTGCTGATGCCGACCAACAACGCCCCGACCAAACCGGGGCCGCGGGTGTAGGCGACGCCATCCAAATCAGCGGCGACAATGCCGGCCTCGTCCAAGGCCGCATCAATCAGCCACGGCAGCTTGCGGACATGGTCGCGCGAGGCCAATTCCGGCACCACGCCGCCGTACTCGGCGTGCGTTGCGGCCTGGGTGTAGAGTTGATGGCTGCGCAAGCCACGCGTCGTGTGATAGACCGCAACACCGGTTTCGTCACAGCTGGTCTCAATGCCTAAGATATTCATCCGGCAACCCTATGTCCGAAAGCCTTGATGTTCAATCCATTCATCTGTATGTTTTCGCGCCCTTATGGGTCAAAAGACCCTGACTAACCTAGAGAGGTGAATACCTGTGCCGTTCGTTAAAGTCAAAGACAACGAGCCTTTTGACGTAGCCCTACGTCGTTTTAAGCGTTCATGCGAAAAAGCGGGAGTTCTGAGCGATGTACGTCGCCGTGAATTCTACGAAAAGCCCACGTCAGTGCGTAAGCGCAAGGCGGCGGCTGCGGTTAAGCGTCACTTGAAAAAGTTGTCACGCGAAACCAAAAAGTTCGAACGTTTGTACTAAGGTTTAGCCCTCAACCATGAGTGAGCTAAAGGCACAGTTAACCGCCGCCATGAAAGACGCGATGCGAGCGAAGGACAAACTTCGCTTAGGCACCGTGCGCATGGCGCTGGCTGCACTGAACCAAAAGGAAATCGACGAGCGGGTTGTACTGACCGACGCCGATGTTCTTGCGATCGTCACGAAGCTGGTTAAGCAACGTGACGACTCTGCTACCCAATTCCGCGATGCAGGCCGCCCCGAGCTGGCCGATCAGGAAGAAGCGGAAGCTGAAATTTTAAAGACCTTTTTGCCCTCCCCCCTGTCGGAGGATGAATTGGCCGCACTGATCGATCAAGCCATGAGCGAGATCGGTGCAACCAGCATGGCCCAAATGGGTGCCGTGATGGCTTGGCTGCGACCCCATGTCACCGGGCGCGCCGACCTCGGCCAACTCAGCGGCAAAATCAAAAGCCGGTTAGGCTAAGGTCACCGTCCGCATGGCCGGGCAAATCCCACAATCGTTTATTGATCAGCTACTCGACACCGTCGAGTTGACCTCGTTGATCGGCGAGGACGTCGCGCTCAAACGCTCCGGCAACAATTACCAGGGCAAGTGCCCCTTCCACGACGACCGCAGCCCCTCGTTTAGCGTCTCGCCCGAAAAACAGGTGTATCACTGCTTTGGCTGTGGCGCGTCCGGCAATGCCCTGACCTATGCCAAGGAAAAGCGTGGTTTGGACTTTATTGGCGCGGTCGAGATGCTGGCCAAGCGCCAAGGCGTAGAGGTCCCGCGCGAAGACGTCAGCCCGGCCCAAGAGCGCGCCCAAAAAGCACGTCAGCGTCTGTATGACGTGGTCCAGGCGGCGGACGAGTACTTCCAATGGAATCTGCGCAACGCCGCCAACAAAGCCGGCGCCATCGACTACCTTAAAGGCCGCGGCCTCAGCGGCGCGACTGCCAAACGTTTCGGTATCGGCCTCAGCCCCGTCAGCGGCCAGGCGCTGCGTCAACACCTGACCCAATCGGGATTCAACGACGACGAAATGGAGAAGGCCGGGCTGTTGGTGCGCAAACCTGGGCGCAACTACGACCGTTTTCGTAATCGCGTGACCTTCCCGATCCGCGACCGGCGCGGCCGCACGGTGGCCTTTACCGCGCGTGTGCTGGACGACAGCAAGCCCAAGTACTTGAACTCATCCGAAAGCGACATTTTCCACAAAGGTAAAGTGCTATACGGACTGCACGAAGCCATCACCGCCAACCGCACGCTGGAGCGGCTGATCGTGGTCGAGGGACAAATGGACGTGATTGCGCTGGCCCAGTTCGAATTGCCCTGCGCCGTGGCGACTTCTGGCACCGCGATCACGGCCGACCATTTAGAGCAGCTGTGCCGACTGGTTCCACAGGTCGTATTTTGTTTTGACGGCGACAAAGCGGGCAAAAAGGCCGGCTGGCGCGCGCTTGAAAACGCCCTGCCAATGATGGACGGTCAAACCGAATTCCTGTTCCTGTTTTTACCCGATGGCCAGGACCCTGATTCACTGCTGCAAGCCGAGGGCACGGCGGGCTATCACAAGCAGCTGAGTCAAGCAGTCGCGCTGACCGACTTTTTATTCGACCACCTGTGTGTGGACCTGGACATGCAGCGGCTGGATTCTCGCGCACGCTTGGGCGGCATTGTCGCGCCACACCTAAAGCGCATGCCCAAGGGCCTGCCAAAAGAACTCATGCTGGATGAGTTGGCGCGCCGCGTCGGCACCGACAAGACCGCGATCCGCGACCTGGTTGATCATGCGCAGCCCGCGCCAATCGAACCGGCGCCGACGCCTGCGCCAGAACCCGAGCCCGAGCCGCCGGCTGAACCGGTGACCAACGACGGCTATGACGAGCTGATGAACTACGCAGGTTCCGACGACAACGAGGGCACCGATTACTACGCCGACTTCGATCCAGCACCCATGCCGATTGGCGAGGCACCCGCCGCCCCAGAGGCCAAGCTTGAGTTGCCGCCCATTGGCATTAATCTGCCGGCCCAAGCCAAGTACTTGCAGTGCCTGTACCACCTACCCAGCCTAGCCGTGGAACCGATGAGCTGGGCTCACGAAGGGGCCTGGGAGCGCGCCATCAACCAAGTCATCGAGGCCATTGTCGACCACAAGATCGACAGCACCGCGGCGCTGATGGGGTATTTTTCGAACACCGACATTGGCCGCATCTTTGCCGAATTCACGCGCCGCGACCCACTGATTGCCCAGGACCGACTGGCCGCACAATGGCAGGACCTGGAAAACCACCGCGACCGTCGCAGCGCCAAGCTGGAGCGCCGCGGAATCAAAGCCAGCGGCAACGACGATGCCAGCGCACTAGCACGCTTGATTGCAGCGCGAAACGCCGCACAAACCCAGAAAAAGCCCTGACCACGGCTTTTAATTCCTGTGGTATAATTCAGGGCTACCTCCGCACACCTTTTGCCGTCAGGATCTTATGTCAGAAGCAAACGAAAACGTCTCGGGCACCCGCCAGTCCCGCATCCAAGACTTGATTGCCCGTGGGCGTGAACAAGGCTACCTCACCTTTGCCGAGGTCAATGACCACCTGCCGGAAGACATTGCCGACCCCGAACAGGTCGAGGAAATCATTCGCACCATCAACGAGATGGGCATCCCGGTGTCCGAGCAAGCACCGGACGCCGAGGAACTGCTGTTGGCCAAGGGCGACAGCTCCGCGGACGACTCGACCAGCGAAGAAGCGGTCGCGGTACTGACCGGTGTTGAAACCGACATCGGGCGCACCACCGACCCCGTGCGTATGTACATGCGCGAAATGGGCACGGTCGACCTGCTGACCCGTGAAGGCGAAATTGTCATCGCCAAGCGCATCGAAGACGGCATCCGCGAAGTGATGGCGGCCGTGGCCCATTACCCCGGCGTGGTCGATGCCATTTTGGCCGAATACGACCGCATCATCGAAGAAGACGGCCGGATCACCGACCTGATGAGCGGTTTCTTGGACGAAGTCGAAGACCCCAAGAGCCCCGAGCAGATCGCCGCCGAGGCTGCCGAAGCCCAAGCCGAAGCGATCAAGGCCGGCGAAGCGGTTGAAGAAGACAAGAGCGACGAAGACGACGAAAACGACGAAGACGAGGCCCCGAGCGGCCCGGACATGGTCGAAGTCGGCGCCCGTTTTGAGCTGATCCGCACTCACTTGGAATCGGTCAAAGCCGCACAAACCAAAGACGGCCGCGGCACCAAGTCTTTCGACTTGGCAATGGACGAACTGCTTGACGTTTTCTGTTCGATTAAACTGGTTCCGCGCGTCTACGAAGACATGGTCAGTCAGGTCAAAGAAGTCCTGGATCACGTCAAAGAGCAAGAGCGCCAAGTTCAAAACATGTGCGTACGCCACGCCCGTGTCGACCGCAGCCTATTTATTAAGTCGTTTACCGGTAACGAAACCAACCCGGAATGGTTTGATGAAATTCGCAGCAAGTCGAAAAAGCCAATGCTGGACCGCTACATTTCCGACATCAAACGCTGCCAAATCCGAATTGCCTCGGTGCTGCAGGCGTCGGGCCTAACCTTCACCCAGTTAAAGGCATTGCAGCGCGCCCTGAACAAGGGCATGTCCAAAGCTCGCCGGGCCAAACGCGACATGGTCGAGGCTAACCTGCGCTTGGTGATTTCGATCGCGAAAAAGTACACCAACCGTGGACTGCAGTTCCTCGACTTGATTCAGGAAGGCAACATTGGCCTGATGAAAGCGGTCGACAAGTTTGAATACCGCCGCGGTTATAAGTTCTCGACCTACGCGACCTGGTGGATTCGTCAGGCCATCACCCGCTCGATCGCCGACCAAGCACGAACCATTCGTATCCCGGTCCACATGATCGAAACGATCAACAAGCTGAACCGTGTTAGTCGCCAAATGCTCCAGGAAATGGGCCGCGAGCCGACACCTGAAGAGCTGGGTGAGCGTTTGGAAATGCCAGAAGACAAGGTCCGCAAGGTCCTGAAAATCGCCAAAGAACCGATTTCAATGGAAACGCCTATCGGTGACGACGAAGACTCTAACTTGGGTGACTTCATCGAAGACAGCAGCGCGTCGAGCCCGCTGGACCGTGCCACTGAAGAGGGCTTGTTAGAAGCAACCCAAGACGTACTGTCGAGCTTGACCGCACGCGAAGCGAAGGTGCTGCGCATGCGCTTTGGCATCGATATGAACACCGATCACACCTTGGAAGAGGTCGGCAAACAGTTTGACGTCACGCGTGAGCGTATTCGTCAGATCGAAGCCAAGGCTCTGCGCAAGCTGCGCCACCCGACACGCTCGGATCACCTGCGCAGCTTCCTGGACGAGTAACCGGACGCGGCGGGCTTGATCGTGCACGTTAAATGCGCGATTGGCCCGGCCCACCCGATTGAAGAGGCCCCGGAATGGCGAACGCTGACTATCCGACAGCAAGCGACGAATCCCAGCGGCTGGCCGCACTGCAAGCCTTAAACCTGCTCGACACGGGCGCCGAAAAGAGCTTTGACCGGCTGACTCAAATGGCGGCCAATATTTTTCAAGTCCCCATCGCGCTGGTCAGCCTGATCGATCAGGACCGCCAGTGGTTTAAATCCTGCGTTGGCCTGTCAGCCCATCAAACACCCCGCGACCAAGCCTTTTGCAACTATACGATCTTGGATGACAGCATTTTCGAGGTAAAGGACACCCATCGTGACCTGCGCTTTATGGACAATCCGCTGGTGACGGGCGAGCCCTACATCCGTTACTACGCAGGCACCCCTATTTTATCCGCCGGCTACCGTGTGGCGACCTTTTGCCTGATCGACCATGAACCGCGTCAGGCGCTGGACGCCCGTGAACGGGACATTCTGTTTGCCCTCGCGGCCACCGTCAGTCGCGAAATCGAACTGCGCACCAGCATCCGCACCTCACTGGCGCAAATTCGCGCGCCCGGCGGCGCCGACTAGACCGCGCCACCCTAACTTGGGCTATACTGCGCGCCGACCAAAGCCTGCTTTGGTTAGCAGTGTAGCGGGGCCTGTAGCTCAGTTGGTTAGAGCACACGACTCATAATCGTTCGGTCCTCGGTTCAAGTCCGAGCAGGCCCACCATCTACACCCCCCCATCTCAAAGGCCCGAGCGCACATGGACAGCATCCTGTCGTTGATCCAACAACTTGGCCCCACGATTTACCTGATGTTATTTATTTATTGCGCCTTAAAAAGCGGTGCCCTGCCCCTGTTTGCTGGGTTCGCAGCACACCAAGGCGCCCTTGATCCGGTCTGGGTCGGCGCCGCAGCCTTTGCCGGCGGCTACCTAGGTGATGAAGTGCGTTTCTGGGTGGCGCGGCGCTACGGGAACAATTGGCTGGCGGACAAACCGCGGCTGAGCAAGTGGGTCGCCGGTGCCACCTTGCTGCTTAACCGCTACGGCGCCGCCTATATATTTATCTATCGCTATCCAAAGGGTCTGCGCACCGTGGGCGCCTTTCCGGTCGGCCTGACCGACATTGCGTGGCCGCATTTTAGTCTGCTCAATGCCGCATCAGCGGCCAGCTGGGCCAGCATCATGGTCGGCATCGGCTATACCTTTGGCGCCTCGATTGAACGCGCTATCGACAACGGGTATGGCGCAGTTAGCCTGGTGCTGTTGCTGGTGTTTGTCGGATCAACCTGGTGGGTGTGGCGACGACTGACGGCCGAGCTGGCGGATTAAACCGGCGCCAAGATATCCGCGTTAAATGATACCGGCTGTTGCCCGCCCAAGATCGTCAGCAACAGCACCACCCGCGCCTCATCACTTTTCAAAACGTCGGCGGTAACCCCGGCAAAAGGGCCGCTAAGCACTTCGGCCCGGTCACCGGATTTGAAACGCCCGGGTGTGCCGGCGGCCAGCAGGCGCGCCTCAAACTCTTGGATTTGTTGAATCAGCGGGTCGGTCGCCCAAGCCATTTGGGTGCCAAATCGGACTACTTGGCTGACGCCTCGGGTCGAGCGAATCGGCATTACGGAGGGCGCGGCGGCGGTTAATCGGGCAAACAAGTAACGCGGAAACAGCGGCACCGGCTGGGCCGGTGTTTGACTGCGCGCACGGGCCGGCCGCATGGGCAGGTAAACATCGAAGCCCTGGTTGCCGAGTTGATGCTTGGCGTCGAGCTCAGCTTTGGGCTTGCTCATGATCACTAACCAGCCGTCGTGGGTTTGCATCGCCGTGTCCTCCTTGTCCTGCGCCTAGTTTACCGCCGACGCGTAAAGGACGCTCCGGTATTATCGGCCTATTCTTGTCTCAATTCGGCCATCTGTATCTGTGTGAAATTGATCACACTCTTCTACACTAAACGGGTCGGGCTATGTCGTCGGACAAATGCATAAAGGCTGCTTTATATGAAAGGTGTTATTTTTCTCGAATTCTTGAATTTGGTCGAAGCAAAATTTGGCCTGGACATGGCTGACGGCATCATAGAGTCAAGCACGCTGGCGTCGAATGCCGCCTACACAGCAGTCGGGACCTACCCTTTCAGTGAAATGGTCAGCCTTATCAGCGCCCTCAGTGAGCGCACTGGGGTATCAATCCCAGATCTATTACAGGTCTATGGTGAGCACCTGCTGGGGCGCTTTGCGATCAAATACCCGGTCCATTTTGAGGGCGTCACCAGCACCTTTCAGCTATTGGAAAAGCTCGACAACACCATCCACGTGGAAGTGATGAAGCTTTACCCCGAGGCTGAATTGCCCCGCTTTTACCCAAACCGCTTAGCCGAACATGTGCTCGAAATGACCTACCGCTCGGACAAGCCGTTGTCGACATTGGCCTACGGCCTGATCGCCGGTTGCGTTGGCCACTTTAACGAACACATCGACATTGCCATGGACGACCGCTCGGATGAAGCCCAAACCCACGTCATCTTTACTCTGACCCGGATGGCCGCGTGAGCGACGAACAAGCCAAGCAAATCGCTCGGCTGGAACGCAAACTGTTGAGGGTCGAAGCGGCTCGCAACGAAGCCGAGCAGCTACTGGAATCCAAGACGCTGGCGCTGTACACCGCCCTGCGCGATGCCGAATCCGCGCGCGATCAGCTGTATGCCCAGGCCAACTCGGACCCGCTGACCGGATTGGCCAACCGCCGCCAATTAGAGCACACCTTTGAGCAGCTATTTGCCCTCAACATCCGCGACGCCGGCATCGCCATTGGCTTGCTGCTAATTGACCTGGATGGGTTCAAGCCCATCAACGACAACTATGGCCATGAAGTGGGCGACTGGGTGTTGCACCAAATTGGGCAACGCTTAACCGTGGCCGCGCGCGCCACCGACTGCGTGGCCCGTATCGGCGGTGATGAGTTTGTTATTTTGTGCACCCAAATTCGCGGACCGGGCGACCTCCACACCGTCGCCGAACGGGTTAGACGCGAGATCATGAAGCCCGTTCGCGTCGAAGATCGCTCCAGTATCTTGTCCGCCAGCATTGGCTATGCCATGGGTTCACGTTCATCGACCCTGGGCCAGCTGCTACGCGAGGCAGACACCGCCATGTATCACGCCAAACGCACCGGCAAAAATCGCGCGACCGCCTATGGCGACGTTCCGGTCATCGACACACATCTAATTCAATAACCCAAGCCAATTCGCGTCCGCGGCCTTAATGAACCCGGGAATATCCGCCTCCCAGTTACGTTTCACGCTGGCGTTATAGTTCAAAAACAAGCGCCCATCGACGACCGAATACTGCATCGGGTCACCGCTGGCGGTATAGCCTTGGGCCGCAGCCCAGGCGCAATAGCCGCCGTATTGCGGCGCGTACTGGGCGGGTGACGCGGCGAACGCCATGCGATTGGCAGCGTTGGCGAACAGCCAGGTTGCGCCCATGTAGTCATGGCTAAAGGCCGTATTCCCACGCTGCGGTGGCGAGCCCGCGTGGTAACTGACGGCGTCATAACCACCTAGGGCATTGTTGCTAAACCGTGAGGTGTAGACCGGATCAGTGGCGGCCGCGGCCAGCGTCGACACCGTAACGAGCATAGTCATGGCGATAGTTTTCATGGATGCTTTCCGTTGTTTGATACCCCTAGGACTGCGCACCCGCGCAATGGTTCCTAGGACCAAAAGGAGACGAACGTGAGCTGTTACGTAGTTGGATTGATTCACTTAAAAGATGCCGAGGCATTTGCCCAGTACCGCGACCAAGTCGCGGCTACCCTGAGGCCCTACGCAGGCGAAGCGGTCGCGCGCGCCGACTTCGATACTTTTTTGTTTAACGAGACCCTAATGAGCGCACCCGACGCCCTGGCCTTACTACGCTTTCCGGACACCGCCGCGGCACGGGCCTGGGCTGACGGGCCGGAGTACCAGCGTTTGCTGGGCATACGCGGCCAAGCCATGGCCTTGAGCTTACTCAGCTTCGGTTAAGGCGTGATCGAAAACTGGCCCTGGCCGAGCGCGCCCTGGGCACCCTCCACCGGCGCCAGGCCAGAGTTGGCATGCCAGCGCATCGCACCGCGCACGCGCACACGCTCGCCCGGCGCCAGCACCTCGCAGTTCAGCCCTTGCTCGCACGCACGGTCCGCAATGAACCGGCGCAACCCATCGTCATCCAGCGCCGCGGCCAAATAATCAACCAGACCGTTGCGATACCAAAGCCCGCCACCGTCCTCAGCCAATGCCTGGGGCGTCAACGAGGTTTCGATTTGTTCGCGCCACCGGACCACCCGCGCGTCGGGTAATTCGCAGCCCATCGACCACTCGCTGCGGTATGAGCCAACTCGGACCACCTTAATGGGCATCAATTGCGTCATCGCCCCCGGCGCCAGGCCTTCGGGGATACTCAGCTCGGGCGTTTTACTGGCGCTACGCGGACCGAGTAAGACGCGGCCGCTCGCGGCGGCCAGTTGATCGACCCGCGCCGGATCGACAATCGCGCTGGCCGGGCACAGCACCAGCGCATAGCCATTCAGGTCAGCACCGGGACCCACCACGTCCAAGGTCAAACCGCTCTCGCGAGCAGCACGGTACCAACGCATAGCCTCCCACAGCGGATTCCAGCTGGCACCCTGAGGCTGAATCTCCTGAGCCCACAAGGATTCGTAGTCCAACACCAGCGCAACCGGCGCCTGGACGTTCGCCGGCACTCCGTTGGGGAACCATTGGTCGCGCTCTTGGGCGGCGCGTTGGGCCGCATAAAATGCCGCGTCCGGCTGACCGTCCGGCCGCAGCATGCCGGCGTGCATTTGCTCCTGGGCCCAAGGCGCCTGGCGCCACCGGAAAAAGCTGACGACGTCGGCCCCGTGGGCCCAGGCCTCCCAGATCCAAAAGTGCTCCATGCCCGGCAACGGCGCCGGATTGTGCGGCGCCCAATTGACCGGCCCGGGCTG is from Litorivicinus lipolyticus and encodes:
- a CDS encoding DUF1330 domain-containing protein, which produces MSCYVVGLIHLKDAEAFAQYRDQVAATLRPYAGEAVARADFDTFLFNETLMSAPDALALLRFPDTAAARAWADGPEYQRLLGIRGQAMALSLLSFG
- a CDS encoding beta-galactosidase, with product MRLGTCYFPEHWDPSEHQRDVDLMVQARLDIVRMGEFAWSRIERESGQFDFDWMDRTLDRMHSAGLEVCLCTPTATPPKWLVDRYPEILPVGPDRQLRDFGSRRHYRFASTVYREQSERITEIVAARWGQHPAVTTWQTDNEYGCHDTTFSYAPDDLRAFKDWCAARYATPDALNRAWGNAFWSQEITDFDQLWLPVGAVTEINPACALAWRRFGSDQVVDFNRSQVELLRTHSPGRRVAHNFMGFFTEFDHHRVAADLDIAAWDSYPLGFTDMSPLPLAQKLEYMRTGHPDIAGFHHDLYRGMGDLWVMEQQPGPVNWAPHNPAPLPGMEHFWIWEAWAHGADVVSFFRWRQAPWAQEQMHAGMLRPDGQPDAAFYAAQRAAQERDQWFPNGVPANVQAPVALVLDYESLWAQEIQPQGASWNPLWEAMRWYRAARESGLTLDVVGPGADLNGYALVLCPASAIVDPARVDQLAAASGRVLLGPRSASKTPELSIPEGLAPGAMTQLMPIKVVRVGSYRSEWSMGCELPDARVVRWREQIETSLTPQALAEDGGGLWYRNGLVDYLAAALDDDGLRRFIADRACEQGLNCEVLAPGERVRVRGAMRWHANSGLAPVEGAQGALGQGQFSITP